In Amaranthus tricolor cultivar Red isolate AtriRed21 chromosome 3, ASM2621246v1, whole genome shotgun sequence, a single window of DNA contains:
- the LOC130807771 gene encoding extra-large guanine nucleotide-binding protein 1-like: protein MVFTFREMLPEVVISPVMGVEDVEYGFAMEYNGPPVSFDIPRAVPINVETIPLASVVTQIPFPEKISLPIIQPVLAPDALNKNISRELNKVGSGTNVSPTSVIDYDRIISVCENERDVELDSEVTISPTSVVVCKERVKSVEDCIGMGEVCSSGTLEDLNCRGESGDWSGLINSSAELASSSISHEHSRDLVGRGGSSCPSEYCESFEKLRELSVVSEASMASGPSQVNLDQDDLNGGDWSSTKSVLSMEYLSSSVSSFRTGECKSMPHDVKRPAVTFRDVDSFDDAHEKFNDRETQRPRLKKEVMPRSKKSGCYRCLKGNRFTEKESCIVCNAKYCSNCLLKAMGSMPEGRKCITCIGYCIDESKRDSLGKCSKILKRLLNELEIRQIMKAEKLCDINQLPPEYICVNGKPLCIEELLLLQTCLNPPKNIKPGNYWYDKVSGLWGKEGEKPSQIISPHMNVGDPIKPDASNGNTQVFMNGREITKAELRMLQLAGVQCAGNPHFWVNDDGSYQEEGQKNTKGYIWGKAGMKLVCAFLSLPVPSKSKNTSSEVRYVSERPISDYLERTLQKLLLVGHNDAGTSTLFKQAKILYKDTPFSEDEREKIKLMIQGNVYCYLGILLEGRERFAEEISMNLMEKPSGPYFEQDKSVEGNDQMKTYSICPRLKEFSDWLLKTMASGNLEAVFPAATREYAPLVEELWNTAAIQATYDRRSELEMLPNVASYFLERVVDILQPNYEPSNLDILYAEGVISSNGLACVEFSFPQSVDDDIDATDQHGSLPRYQLIRLQARRVAENCKWLEMLEDVRLVIFCVSLTDYDQISYDDVEAPMNKMLLGKKLFESIVTHPTFEQMDFLLILNKFDLFDEKIEKIPLSECEWFEDFQPVISQNSKNSNSRTRSINHNPSLGQLGFHYIAVKFKKLYFDLTGRKLFVSSVKGLEPDSVDAALKYAREIVKWEDERINFSLSEFGIYSTEASFSSP from the exons ATGGTTTTTACATTTAGGGAAATGTTGCCTGAAGTGGTTATTAGTCCTGTTATGGGGGTTGAAGATGTGGAATATGGTTTTGCCATGGAATATAATGGTCCTCCTGTGAGCTTTGATATTCCTAGGGCTGTTCCTATCAATGTTGAGACTATACCCCTTGCTTCTGTTGTAACTCAAATCCCGTTCCCGGAAAAGATTTCACTGCCAATTATTCAACCTGTTCTTGCTCCTGATGCTTTGAACAAGAACATTTCTAGAGAACTAAATAAAGTAGGATCTGGTACAAATGTGTCCCCAACGTCAGTGATCGATTATGATAGGATTATAAGTGTATGTGAGAATGAGAGAGATGTCGAATTGGATTCGGAAGTTACCATATCGCCAACTTCGGTTGTTGTGTGTAAAGAAAGAGTTAAAAGTGTTGAGGACTGTATAGGGATGGGTGAAGTGTGCAGCTCAGGGACATTAGAGGATTTAAATTGCCGTGGTGAATCAGGGGATTGGTCAGGTTTGATAAATAGCTCAGCGGAGCTGGCTTCTTCCTCAATCAGCCATGAGCATTCGCGTGATTTGGTAGGCAGAGGTGGAAGTTCTTGCCCATCAGAATATTGTGAGAGTTTTGAGAAATTGCGAGAACTCTCTGTAGTTTCAGAGGCCTCCATGGCCTCGGGTCCTTCCCAAGTTAATCTTGATCAGGATGATTTGAATGGCGGCGATTGGAGTTCAACAAAGTCAGTTTTGAGCATGGAATATTTGTCTTCCTCAGTTTCCTCGTTTAGAACGGGAGAGTGCAAAAGTATGCCTCATGATGTTAAGAGACCGGCTGTGACTTTTCGTGACGTTGACTCGTTTGATGATGCTCATGAGAAATTTAATGATCGTGAGACTCAAAGACCAAGACTGAAGAAGGAAGTTATGCCTAGATCCAAGAAGAGTGGTTGCTATCGTTGTCTTAAGGGAAATCGATTCACCGAAAAGGAGTCTTGTATTGTTTGCAATGCAAAGTATTGTAGCAATTGTCTCCTCAAGGCTATGGGTTCGATGCCAGAAGGAAGAAAGTGCATTACATGTATTGGATATTGCATTGATGAGTCCAAGCGAGATAGCTTGGGAAAATGCTCCAAGATACTCAAGAGACTGTTAAATGAGTTAGAGATTCGACAAATAATGAAGGCTGAGAAGCTTTGTGATATCAATCAGCTGCCACCTGAGTACATTTGTGTAAACGGAAAGCCTTTATGTATTGAAGAGCTGCTGTTGTTACAAACGTGTTTGAACCCACCtaagaacatcaaacctggaaACTATTGGTATGATAAAGTATCGGGTCTTTGGGGAAAG GAAGGAGAAAAGCCTTCACAGATTATTAGTCCTCATATGAATGTTGGGGATCCCATCAAACCAGATGCCAGTAATGGAAACACCCAAGTTTTTATGAATGGCCGAGAGATAACGAAAGCGGAGCTGCGGATGTTGCAG TTGGCGGGAGTCCAATGTGCTGGTAATCCGCACTTTTGGGTGAATGATGATGGTTCATATCAAGAGGAGGGACAAAAGAATACAAAAGGCTACATCTGGGGCAAA GCGGGGATGAAACTGGTCTGTGCTTTCTTGTCACTACCCGTCCCTTCAAAATCTAAGAATACATCCTCAGAAGTGAGATATGTTTCCGAAAGACCAATTTCAGATTACTTGGAGAGGACACTTCAGAAACTTCTTTTGGTAGGACATAATGATGCAGGGACAAGTACATTGTTTAAGCAG GCCAAAATTCTTTATAAAGACACACCTTTTTCGGAAGATGAGAGAGAGAAAATTAAGTTGATGATTCAAGGCAACGTGTATTGTTACCTTGGAATACTTCTGGAGGGCCGGGAGCGTTTTGCGGAAGAGATATCAATGAATCTAATGGAGAAGCCTTCTGGTCCATATTTCGAACAAG ACAAGAGTGTTGAAGGTAATGATCAGATGAAAACCTATTCTATCTGCCCAAGGCTTAAAGAATTTTCTGATTGGCTTCTCAAGACAATGGCTTCTGGTAATCTGGAAGCAGTTTTCCCAGCTGCAACTCGTGAATATGCACCGTTGGTCGAGGAACTATGGAACACTGCAGCCATTCAAGCCACTTATGATCGAAGAAGTGAACTTGAAATGCTACCTAACGTTGCTAGTTATTTTTTGGAGCGG GTTGTTGATATACTTCAACCAAATTATGAGCCGTCAAATTTGGATATTTTATATGCTGAAGGAGTGATTTCATCGAATGGCCTCGCTTGTGTAGAATTCTCATTTCCTCAATCAGTTGATGATGACATTGATGCTACTGACCAACATGGTTCTTTGCCTAG GTACCAACTTATCAGATTACAAGCAAGACGAGTTGCAGAAAATTGCAAATGGCTAGAGATGTTGGAAGATGTTAGGCTTGTGATATTTTGTGTATCACTTACTGACTATGACCAAATCTCATATGATGATGTCGAAGCACCAATGAACAAGATGTTACTTGGCAAAAAGCTCTTCGAAAGTATTGTTACTCATCCAACCTTTGAGCAAATGGACTTCCTTTTGATTTTAAACAAATTTGATCTCTTTGAcgaaaaaatcgaaaaaattcCCCTTTCCGAATGTGAATGGTTTGAGGATTTCCAACCCGTTATTAGCCAAAATAGCAAGAACAGCAATAGCCGGACCAGGAGTATCAACCATAATCCTTCTCTTGGCCAGTTGGGTTTCCACTATATTGCTGTTAAGTTCAAGAAGCTTTACTTCGATCTAACTGGTCGGAAGTTGTTCGTGTCATCCGTAAAGGGCCTGGAACCCGACAGTGTCGATGCTGCGTTGAAGTATGCACGAGAAATTGTAAAGTGGGAAGATGAAAGGATTAATTTTAGCTTGAGTGAATTTGGGATTTACAGTACAGAAGCTAGCTTTTCATCTCCTTAA